One window of the Paenibacillus beijingensis genome contains the following:
- a CDS encoding SDR family oxidoreductase, whose protein sequence is MENIRDKVVIITGASSGIGEATAKLLAQNGAKVVLAARRVERLHAIANEIKQGGGEAVSVKADVVSAEDMQNLAKFTLSMYGRIDVLVNNAGVMPSSRLNELRVEEWDQMIDVNIKGVLYGIAAVLPTMREQQSGHIINLSSTSGYHVSPTSTVYAATKFAVRAISEGLRLEESSTSRIRSTVIAPGLTKTELFDSITSPEVQTIANQLSGKGISPYSIARAIAFAINEPDDTLISEIMVRPTALS, encoded by the coding sequence ATGGAAAATATACGAGATAAAGTGGTGATTATAACGGGAGCCTCCAGCGGAATAGGAGAAGCTACAGCGAAGTTGTTGGCACAAAATGGCGCAAAAGTGGTATTGGCAGCCAGAAGAGTGGAACGTCTGCATGCGATTGCTAATGAAATAAAACAAGGTGGCGGCGAGGCCGTTTCTGTAAAAGCAGACGTCGTTTCTGCCGAAGATATGCAGAATTTGGCCAAGTTTACATTAAGTATGTATGGCCGAATTGATGTATTGGTGAACAATGCAGGGGTCATGCCGAGTTCCAGACTGAATGAATTAAGAGTAGAAGAGTGGGATCAAATGATCGATGTGAACATCAAAGGCGTTTTATACGGTATCGCAGCGGTATTGCCGACCATGCGGGAGCAGCAGTCCGGTCATATCATCAACCTATCGTCTACTTCCGGTTATCATGTGTCCCCGACATCTACTGTATACGCGGCCACAAAGTTTGCAGTTAGAGCCATTTCGGAAGGACTGCGCTTGGAGGAGTCTTCGACTTCGCGTATTAGATCTACCGTGATTGCTCCAGGTCTGACGAAGACCGAACTTTTTGACAGCATTACCAGCCCGGAAGTGCAGACGATAGCCAATCAGCTAAGCGGCAAAGGGATTTCTCCTTACAGTATTGCTAGAGCCATCGCGTTTGCCATTAATGAACCTGATGACACCCTAATCAGCGAAATTATGGTTAGGCCGACCGCGTTGTCTTGA
- a CDS encoding TetR/AcrR family transcriptional regulator: MENAVKTDRRILRTKQFITKSFLELFSEKDFEQITINEIAERANVNRGTIYLHYSDKYDLLDKCIEDHINELISLCKKREANAVSQGMVHEPTPVFDYFRDNFPFFSAMFSNQRAFLFRDRLLNFFSVNLMAKMERPDNKPVIDNELKAQFMASAFIGIVEWWIRHQMPHSTQFMADQVRNLFDKNQVYPK; this comes from the coding sequence ATGGAAAACGCTGTTAAAACCGATCGACGCATTCTCCGAACCAAGCAGTTCATAACGAAGTCGTTCCTGGAGCTTTTTTCGGAAAAAGATTTTGAACAAATCACTATTAACGAGATAGCGGAGCGTGCCAATGTTAACCGCGGCACTATTTATCTGCATTACAGTGACAAATACGACCTTTTGGACAAATGCATTGAAGATCACATCAACGAATTGATCTCGTTGTGCAAGAAACGGGAGGCTAATGCGGTTAGCCAAGGAATGGTACATGAGCCCACACCGGTTTTTGATTATTTTCGCGACAATTTCCCGTTTTTCTCAGCGATGTTTTCCAATCAAAGAGCCTTTCTTTTCCGGGACCGTTTGCTGAATTTTTTCTCAGTCAATCTTATGGCTAAAATGGAAAGGCCGGACAATAAGCCCGTTATCGACAATGAGTTAAAAGCCCAATTCATGGCCTCTGCTTTTATTGGCATTGTGGAGTGGTGGATACGTCATCAAATGCCGCATTCCACACAATTTATGGCCGATCAGGTTAGGAATTTATTTGATAAGAATCAAGTTTACCCGAAGTAG
- a CDS encoding AraC family transcriptional regulator has product MPEQRMDNRAINGKSVSIHKKALDQLIAMTDQITLADGRTPTIVPYLSVIRSSRETLRNPGVLTPSFCLILQGAKKLYLGEDIIHYSAGDYLASLIDIPASAQVIGATEQSPYIGLRIDFTTQEIASVVMEAEIITESKGKDLRAGAFIGKTDAELLDIFFRLLKLIDKPKEVRFLSELIKREMLFNLLSGDFGHLFFQKVLFDQSADGVGKAIQWIKENYASSFTVEELAKSCNMSTSGLHHKFKAITTMGPLQYQKQLRLQEARRLMLSGPMGATTAALKVGYESPSQFSREYRRLFGLPPLQDIKAMRKMSYAGGFEDS; this is encoded by the coding sequence ATGCCGGAACAAAGAATGGACAATCGGGCTATCAACGGAAAAAGTGTTTCTATTCATAAGAAAGCGTTGGATCAGCTCATTGCCATGACGGATCAGATTACCCTGGCGGATGGACGGACGCCAACCATTGTTCCGTATCTTTCCGTTATCAGAAGCAGTCGCGAGACGCTGCGGAATCCAGGTGTTTTGACTCCTTCCTTTTGTCTGATCCTTCAAGGGGCTAAGAAGCTTTACCTTGGTGAAGATATCATTCATTACTCAGCTGGTGATTACTTGGCGTCGCTGATCGATATACCGGCTTCCGCCCAAGTCATCGGCGCTACGGAACAATCGCCTTATATCGGTTTGCGTATCGATTTTACGACGCAAGAAATCGCTTCTGTGGTCATGGAGGCGGAAATCATCACGGAATCAAAAGGGAAAGATCTGAGAGCCGGAGCTTTCATCGGAAAAACGGATGCCGAACTGCTTGATATATTTTTCAGATTATTGAAGCTAATCGATAAGCCTAAAGAAGTTCGATTTCTGTCCGAACTGATCAAAAGGGAAATGCTTTTCAACTTACTGTCAGGTGATTTTGGGCACTTATTTTTCCAAAAGGTACTCTTTGATCAAAGCGCGGATGGGGTCGGAAAGGCGATCCAATGGATCAAAGAAAATTATGCAAGTTCTTTTACCGTTGAGGAACTCGCAAAATCCTGCAACATGAGCACTTCCGGACTGCATCATAAATTCAAAGCGATCACGACAATGGGGCCTTTGCAGTATCAGAAGCAGCTCCGCCTTCAGGAAGCCAGGCGCCTGATGTTGAGCGGACCCATGGGGGCAACGACGGCCGCTTTGAAAGTAGGCTATGAAAGTCCGTCGCAATTCAGTCGGGAATACCGGAGGCTTTTTGGTCTGCCTCCTCTGCAAGATATTAAAGCGATGCGAAAAATGTCTTACGCTGGGGGATTCGAGGATAGTTAG
- a CDS encoding sodium:solute symporter family protein — MTAFVVTCFIVLAVIFVGFLAGRDKAARSSIEQWSVGGRNFGGLLVWFLIGADIYTAYAFLGMTGYAYSFGAPAFFAIAYPVMAFPIAYFIIPKIWRYASKHNLTTLADYARERFQSKLLGVCVAIVSIVFLIPYICLQLSGITGVVQVAGEGVFENPKAVGTIALIVSFFLVALYTFFSGLRAPAWTGVIKDLLVWIVLFAMIVTIPYIWFDGWGDMLHQIVTKYPEKLTLPGTSPNGSLNSFWFATASFISALALFMWPHGATGVLSSKSEEAVRKNTVFLSFYNVLLFFVILLGLIAFIVLPKHPEDPSFANFVLLHLIDASYSNPFVQGVMFSTIMLASLVPASIMVLAASNLVATNIVKDVFFPNISARTQTLVARLFVFVITGLALLFGILFPNYLVQLQLEGVSGIAQIIPAVFLSLYWKKLAKTSVLIGLVAGITTVFLNHFIFHLPGYDGFWGLLVNVVVVFVVNFLFIHEAEKNISTNKLMLENK; from the coding sequence ATGACTGCATTTGTTGTTACTTGTTTCATTGTATTAGCTGTAATATTCGTCGGCTTTTTAGCCGGCCGCGATAAAGCCGCTCGCAGCTCCATTGAGCAGTGGAGTGTGGGTGGACGCAATTTTGGCGGATTATTAGTTTGGTTCCTGATTGGAGCGGATATTTATACTGCGTATGCATTCTTGGGCATGACAGGCTATGCCTATAGTTTTGGGGCACCTGCATTTTTCGCGATTGCATATCCCGTAATGGCTTTTCCAATTGCCTATTTTATTATCCCTAAAATTTGGCGATATGCGTCAAAGCATAATTTAACAACGCTTGCCGATTATGCTCGTGAACGATTTCAAAGCAAGTTGCTTGGCGTATGTGTTGCCATCGTCAGCATCGTCTTTTTAATCCCCTATATTTGTTTGCAATTATCAGGTATTACAGGTGTTGTTCAAGTGGCAGGAGAAGGTGTATTTGAAAATCCTAAAGCTGTGGGAACCATTGCTCTGATCGTATCCTTCTTCCTGGTTGCTTTATATACATTCTTTAGCGGTCTCCGTGCACCGGCTTGGACAGGCGTGATTAAAGATTTGTTAGTGTGGATTGTTTTGTTCGCGATGATTGTGACAATCCCGTATATTTGGTTTGATGGATGGGGAGATATGCTCCATCAGATCGTCACGAAGTATCCTGAAAAGCTAACGTTACCGGGAACGAGCCCAAACGGGTCGTTAAACAGTTTTTGGTTCGCGACCGCATCATTTATTTCTGCTCTTGCCTTATTCATGTGGCCGCACGGCGCAACCGGCGTACTAAGTTCGAAATCGGAAGAGGCCGTTCGAAAAAATACCGTTTTCTTATCTTTCTATAATGTTTTATTATTCTTCGTTATATTGCTTGGACTTATTGCCTTTATCGTTTTACCGAAGCATCCTGAAGATCCGTCATTTGCGAATTTCGTTTTGCTGCATTTAATTGATGCCTCTTATTCAAATCCTTTTGTTCAAGGCGTTATGTTCTCTACAATTATGTTAGCAAGCCTGGTACCCGCTTCGATCATGGTACTTGCTGCAAGTAATTTGGTTGCAACCAATATTGTGAAAGACGTATTCTTCCCAAATATTTCGGCAAGAACACAAACGCTTGTCGCACGGTTATTTGTTTTTGTGATTACAGGATTAGCTTTGTTATTCGGTATTTTATTCCCTAACTATTTGGTTCAGCTCCAATTAGAAGGGGTTAGTGGCATCGCTCAAATAATTCCTGCTGTATTCTTAAGTTTGTATTGGAAAAAACTTGCAAAAACTTCCGTTCTTATTGGTTTAGTGGCAGGTATTACGACGGTATTCCTCAATCACTTTATTTTTCATTTACCAGGATACGATGGTTTCTGGGGACTTTTAGTCAATGTCGTTGTCGTTTTTG
- a CDS encoding DUF3311 domain-containing protein, with translation MKWILLLVIIILNVGVLPLINRVHPLIIGMPFFLFWYLLSLIITPILSWCIYVMGGKKQDRELRSAEK, from the coding sequence ATGAAGTGGATTTTATTACTCGTTATTATTATTCTCAACGTTGGGGTGCTACCTCTTATTAACCGAGTGCATCCCTTAATCATTGGGATGCCTTTTTTTCTGTTCTGGTATCTCTTGAGTTTGATTATTACCCCGATCCTTTCATGGTGTATTTATGTTATGGGTGGAAAGAAACAGGATCGTGAATTAAGGAGTGCTGAGAAATGA